A genomic segment from Aspergillus puulaauensis MK2 DNA, chromosome 1, nearly complete sequence encodes:
- a CDS encoding FMN-dependent alpha-hydroxy acid dehydrogenase (COG:C;~EggNog:ENOG410PUJW;~InterPro:IPR037458,IPR001199,IPR037396,IPR013785, IPR036400,IPR000262,IPR018506;~PFAM:PF00173,PF01070;~go_function: GO:0003824 - catalytic activity [Evidence IEA];~go_function: GO:0016491 - oxidoreductase activity [Evidence IEA];~go_function: GO:0020037 - heme binding [Evidence IEA]), translating to MTALSPTCEATSKDIVMHLTSEELEKHNSKDSCWVAIHGSVYDVTDFLESHPGGSKVILRCAGKDATADFDSVHDIELLTQTLPPSSLRGTIQPGSVSAANRQHPTAKSNEVQVPVLTSLINLHDFETIAQTHLSPNAWAYISSGAEDELTKRQNAKAFQKIALRPRILRRIPAVDTSATILGKAVSLPVYMSAVGIAKYAHPDGECALSAAAGHEGLAQVLANGSSFPIERVMEARTDPGPGQPVFQQLYVNREIGKSEEIVRRAERAGAGAIWVTVDSPVVGKREMDERLNVEMDSGQGVAKTMASFISPFIDWEILTWLRGLTGLPIVIKGIQCVEDAVLAYEHGVQGIVLSNHGGRSQDTAQAPLLTLLEIRRYAAYLIDSPMEIYIDGGIRRGTDVLKAIALGATAVGLGRPLLYSLAAGYGEQGVRRAINILRLEIEANMTFLGVTSLKELGPHLLNTSRLERDVVGSVKL from the exons ATGACTGCTCTATCTCCAACTTGTGAAGCAACCAGCAAAGACATCGTCATGCATCTAACCAGCGAAGAACTCGAAAAGCACAACAGCAAGGACTCCTGCTGGGTGGCGATCCACGGCTCCGTCTACGATGTAACAG ACTTCCTAGAGTCTCACCCAGGCGGGTCAAAGGTCATCCTGCGATGCGCCGGAAAAGACGCAACAGCAGACTTCGACTCCGTGCACGACATCGAACTGCTAACACAGACATTACCGCCGTCGTCGCTGCGAGGGACAATACAACCCGGATCTGTCTCTGCTGCCAACAGGCAACACCCCACAGCAAAAAGCAACGAGGTACAGGTACCGGTCCTAACCAGCCTAATAAACCTGCACGACTTCGAAACCATCGCCCAAACCCATCTCAGCCCAAACGCCTGGGCATATATCTCCTCCGGCGCCGAAGACGAACTCACCAAGCGCCAAAACGCAAAAGCATTCCAGAAGATCGCCCTGCGCCCCCGGATTCTGCGCCGTATTCCTGCGGTGGATACCTCGGCCACTATCCTGGGTAAGGCAGTCTCGCTTCCAGTCTACATGAGCGCCGTGGGGATAGCCAAGTACGCGCATCCCGATGGCGAGTGTGCGCTTTCAGCCGCGGCGGGACATGAGGGACTGGCGCAGGTTCTTGCAAATGGGTCGAGTTTTCCTATTGAGCGGGTGATGGAGGCGAGGACGGACCCTGGACCTGGACAGCCTGTGTTCCAGCAGCTGTACGTGAATCGGGAGATTGGGAAGTCGGAGGAGATTGTGAGGCGGGCGGAgagggctggggctggggcgaTTTGGGTTACGGTTGATTCGCCGGTCgtggggaagagggagatgGATGAGCGGTTGAATGTTGAAATG GATTCTGGCCAAGGCGTTGCAAAGACAATGGCCAGTTTTATATCCCCGTTCATCGACTGGGAGATCCTCACCTGGCTCCGAGGGCTGACGGGCCTTCCTATCGTCATTAAAGGCATCCAGTGTGTTGAGGACGCAGTTCTTGCGTATGAGCATGGTGTCCAGGGGATTGTTCTCTCCAACCATGGCGGGCGCTCACAGGATAC AGCCCAAGCACCGCTTCTCACCCTGCTCGAGATCCGACGGTACGCGGCATATCTAATTGACAGTCCAATGGAAATCTACATAGACGGAGGTATTCGGCGTGGTACGGACGTGTTGAAGGCTATTGCTTTGGGTGCTACTGCCGTTGGGCTTGGACGACCTCTGCTATACAGCCTTGCAGCTGGGTATGGGGAGCAGGGTGTGCGCCGGGCTATCAATATCCTGAGACTGGAAATCGAGGCGAACATGACGTTTCTTGGGGTGACGAGTCTGAAGGAGTTAGGGCCACATCTGCTGAACACATCTCGACTGGAGAGAGACGTTGTTGGCTCAGTGAAGCTATAA
- a CDS encoding C2H2-type zinc finger protein (COG:K;~EggNog:ENOG410PSQP;~InterPro:IPR036236,IPR013087;~PFAM:PF00096) gives MISTDGLWLPYSAAEYGHVTQGLTDFIPPEPITPTQFPPVDPLSWYTGGTVTPAAKQTATSPSQVYSLASDSPIYTPMGYFYGAPFNPLRDSQHPLLPAGPFQQPRHAFWKKQIKPNLRLGSQSPITKPLEYKCKKPGCNGRFKRQEHVTRHMKSHLDEKPYVCWVPFCNRAFSRGDNLSAHSKTHSKRSGRNRYVSTLDGTSPDYDPDFRGELTPDGRPIYEFTLGEPVTGHVGLGNGLKDETI, from the coding sequence ATGATCTCAACGGACGGTCTATGGCTACCATATAGCGCCGCAGAATATGGACATGTTACCCAAGGCTTGACGGATTTCATTCCGCCAGAACCTATTACACCAACTCAATTCCCCCCCGTTGATCCATTATCATGGTACACGGGGGGTACGGTTACTCCAGCTGCCAAACAGACTGCAACGTCGCCCAGCCAGGTTTACTCTCTCGCATCTGACTCTCCTATCTATACTCCCATGGGCTACTTTTATGGCGCGCCCTTTAACCCTCTAAGAGATTCCCAACATCCTCTACTGCCTGCTGGACCCTTtcaacaaccccgccatgCTTTCTGGAAGAAACAAATCAAACCTAACCTCAGACTCGGCTCTCAATCGCCAATAACCAAGCCGCTGGAATACAAATGCAAGAAACCCGGCTGCAACGGACGCTTCAAACGACAAGAACATGTAACGAGACACATGAAAAGCCATCTGGACGAAAAGCCGTACGTGTGCTGGGTGCCCTTCTGCAACCGGGCCTTCTCAAGAGGCGACAATCTCAGCGCCCATTCCAAGACTCATAGCAAACGGTCCGGTCGCAATCGATATGTGTCTACCTTGGATGGAACCAGTCCTGACTATGATCCGGATTTCAGGGGGGAGTTAACACCTGACGGGCGTCCTATTTATGAGTTTACGTTGGGAGAGCCTGTTACTGGGCATGTTGGATTAGGGAACGGTTTGAAGGATGAGAcaatttaa